GAATTCGTCAGTTGTCACATGAGGCAGAGTGGGACGCTGTGCCCTATTCGAGCTCCTTGAAAGCGCGTATCACCAAGTGGGGGTCAGAAGCCTCTATCAGATTCTCCACAAACCCGGGGTAGTTTATGCGTTCTGCGAGGGACCTGAATACTTTCAGATATAGATTGTCATCGTATGGGGGCGCGGCCATACAGAAAAAGAGCCTGACGGGCTTGCCGTCCGGAGCATCAAACTCGTATCCATCTGCATGTCGTCCTACTGCCAGAATGAACTCTTTTGCCTGCATAGTTCTTACGTGAGGAATAGCGATTTGCCTGCCGATTGCAGTTGTGGCTTTCTTTTCACGATTGAATAGATCGCTTGATAGTTTCTTTTTGTTGGAGACTTTTCCTGAATGGTCGAGAAGGTCGGTCAACTCCGACAATATGGTCTCTTTTATGTTGAGAATCTGTCTCTTTGAATAGCCGTTTTCGCCCTCAGGCGGACTGAACTCCGACTCCATTTCGAGCTTTATCATCTCCGGGCTCATGTATCGCGATATGTTCAAGCTAATCCTTTCGTAAACAGAATGTTACGCTACTTATAGTATCGCAAGATACCGGCAGGAACTTGAATAGTCAAACCGAAAAATTACTAAAATGGAAGTATTGTGCTCTCGTAACACCTCTTTTTATGCGGGTTTGAGGTTGAACTAAGTTTGAGCAGTTCCTGTAACTCATTGTGGGGAAAGAGGCTGTAGGTGTTCTTGCGGCCAAGTTTTCCCTTGACATAGAGGGACTTCGTGTTATATTTAGCGTGCCGTTAGTGATCTGCCCGGGGGAGGGCGAATCACCGTTGTTCTGAGAATAGGATTACTTACTTCTTTTCTGTACCCTACGTCGAGTTGTTGGTGTCTGAGGCTCGAATATATTTGATCAAGATTATAGTTGTATTTTAGCGTTTTTTTCATCGCTCGAAGGAGGTGAAACACTAAGCAAGAATCGATTTCTCTTAGTCCTTAAATCGCCACAAACAATTTGAAACTTTCTTAGGAGGAGTTTGATGAAAACAATACGTTGCTTAGCGATTACCCTGCTGTTGGCAATCGTTATTGTAGCTCCAGCCCTCGCCCAGGACACCGGCGTCCCGGACACCCTTCGTTTTGTGCCGTCGTCCGGTACATGGACGATAGACACAGATGCTGATTCACTGTTTACAGTAGAGATCTGGGGATGGACCGACCAGACGGTTAAGGGTTTGTCGTTGCCGTTTATACTGACCAGTGGCACAGGGCATGATGATTCTCTGGTTGTTGCAAAGGACTGGACCCCGGCGATATCGGCTGACATTCCCACGTTCGGGTTCAGTCACATCGACGGCACAGCGTTTCCTGCGGCTCTCCACAATGATTACAATGGCTTTCTGATCGGAATGGTGAATCTGTTCACGCCGATTTTCCCGGTGAATACTCCAACTAAGTTTGGAGATTTGACCATGACAATGCTCGATCCGGCAAACTCGTCTTGCGAGTTTGACCTTGTGATTGATTCGTTGTTCTTCCCACCGGCAGGCCCTTTCAAATTTACGGCAGGAATAGGCTATCCGCCCCAGTTCGTAGGCACGACCATTCACGTGGTCAACAACCTGTGCACGCCTCCGGCAGCCGATCCGACCATTGGCGTTGATCCTGCATCATTCACTTTCAACGCCGTTCAGGGTGGATCGAATCCGGCCACGCAGGCTTTGAATATCAGCAACATTGGTGATGGCACTCTTAATTGGACCGTTGTCGATGATGCTGCCTGGCTGACGCTGAACCCGGCTTCCGGGACCGATGCAGGCAGCGTTACGCTGACAGTTGACATCACAGGACTTACTGCGAATACTTACAATGCGAACATTACAGTCTCCGATCCGGCTGCAACAAATGATCCGGTGACAGTGCCGGTGACTCTGGTTGTCGCACCTCCGCCTCCGACAATATTAGTCGATCCGACATCATTTACGTTTGATGCGGTGGAAGGCGGATCGAATCCGGCTAATCAGGCGCTCGCCATAAGCAATTCGGGTGGTGGCACGCTGAACTGGACGGTGTCGAAGACTCAAGCGTGGCTTACGCTGAATCCGGCATCGGGATCAGGAAATGGTTCATCGACGCTGTCGATTAACATCACTGGTCTCACAGCGGGTACATACAAGGATACCGTGACTGTGTCTGATCCAGCTGCGACGAATGATCCGGTGAAGGTGCCGGTGACACTGAATATAGCGGAACCGCCACCGACGATTGTGCTCGATCCTACGAGCTTTACGTTCAATGCTGTTCAGGATGGTGCAAATCCATCTGACCAGGCGCTGAACATTTCGAATGGTGGCGGCGGTACGCTTAACTGGACTGCTGGCGATGACGCCGCATGGCTGACCCTGGCTCCGGCTTCCGGATCAGGTGATGCAGCCGTTGCTGTCCAGGTTGATATTACAGGACTGACCGCGAACACATACAGTGCGACGATCACGGTTTCTGATCCAGCGGCTTCGAACAGTCCTCAGACCGCATCGGTCGAGCTGGTTGTCAGTGCGGCACCGCCGACGATCGTTCTTGATCTCGATAGCCTGACATTCACAGCTGTAGATGGTGGACCGAATCCTTCAGACCAGTTTATAATGGTCTCAAACAGCGGCGGCGGAGCTCTTTCCTGGACTGCTTCTGAAGTCGCCACCTGGCTGAGCGTGGCTCCGACGACGGGCACCGACGATGAGTCGTTCGCAGTCTCAGTAGATTTGTCTACTGTGACAGCGGGCACGTATTTGACGACCATCGACGTTGCTGATCCTTCAGCTACGAACAGTCCGCAGACCGCGAAAGTCGTTCTGTACGTCGAAGAGGCTCCGGCCATGATCGTTGTGACTCCAACGTCGTTCAGCTTCTCAGGTCAAGCCACAAAAGCTGATCCTCCTTCACAGATATTGTCGATCACTAATGGTGGTGGAGGGGCTCTAAACTGGACGGCAACTAACTTGGAAGCTTGGCTCAGTCTGGATCCGACTTCAGGTTCTGCTCCCAGTGACGTTGATGTATCAGTGACACTTGGTTCTCTTCCTGCAGGCGTGTACTATGACACGATAGTTGTGACGAGCGGTGACGCTACGAA
This is a stretch of genomic DNA from Candidatus Zixiibacteriota bacterium. It encodes these proteins:
- a CDS encoding PTS sugar transporter subunit IIA, with the translated sequence MIKLEMESEFSPPEGENGYSKRQILNIKETILSELTDLLDHSGKVSNKKKLSSDLFNREKKATTAIGRQIAIPHVRTMQAKEFILAVGRHADGYEFDAPDGKPVRLFFCMAAPPYDDNLYLKVFRSLAERINYPGFVENLIEASDPHLVIRAFKELE